Within the Dehalococcoidia bacterium genome, the region TAGTGATAACATCTATCCCCGACTGGAATAACTCCTGGGCAGTGGTCGAAGTGATGCCTATTCCGCCGGCGGAATTTTCGCCATTGGCGATGACCAGATCGATCCCTTGCTGCTGGCGCAATCTGGGAACCAGCGCTCTCACCGCCGTCCGACCGGGCTTGCCGATAATATCGCCTATGAAGAGTACTTTCAACTAACCTCTTTTCTGTAACTTACTTGGCATAATCGACTGATCGGGTCTCTCTGATCACCGTGACCTTTATCTGGCCCGGATACTCCAGTTCTCCCTCGATCTTCTTCGCAATGTCTCTGGCCAGCCTTACTGAGTCCAGATCGTCAATCTGGTTGGGTTTTACCAGGATTCGAACTTCTCGACCCGCCTGAATGGCATATGATTTTTCCACACCGGCAAAGCTCTCGGCAATGTTCTCCAGCGCCTCTATGCGCTTCAGGTAGTGCTCAACCGATTCTTGCCTTGCCCCAGGGCGTGCGCTGCTGATAGCATCCGCAGCCGAAACAATGAATCCATAGGTGCTGTTTGTCCCAGTTTCGCCATGGTGTTCAGCAACTGCATTTACGATATCGGAAGACACTCCCAGGCGTTTGAGAATATTCGCACCGATCAATGCATGAGGGCCTTCTACATCCTGATCCACTGCTTTTCCGATATCATGAAGGAGCCCGCCCGTCTTGGCGATTGTCACATCAGCTCCAATTTCGGTGGCCAGTGCCGCCGACAGTTGGGAGGTTTCGAGGCTGTGGCTGAGCATGTTCTGTCCGTAGCTGAAGCGATACCTGAGGCGTCCCAGGGTTCTGACGATCTCCGGCTGTAGCCCCACAACCCCCGCCCTGAATGCCAGCTGTTCTCCCTCTGCCTGAATAGTGGAATCCACTTCCTTTCTAGCCTTCTCCACAATTTCCTCGATCCGCACCGGATTGATACGGCCATCCAGGATAAGCTTCGCCAGAGCGACTCTGGCTATTTCACGACGGACAGGGTCAAAGCATGAAAGGGTCACGGCCTCCGGTGTATCATCCACAATGAGATCAACCCCGGTGGCTGCTTCCAGAGCCCTGATATTACGTCCTTCTCGACCGATAAGTCGGCCTTTCATCTCATCGTTGGGGAGCGCCACTACGGAAACAGTGGCCTCGGTAGCCACCTCACTGGCGCAACGCTGCAAGGCTTCAGCTGTGATGATTCGACTTCTTTCATTAACTTCAGCCTTGAGCTGTTCTTCCACCTGACGCATGCGCTTAGCCAGAGCATCTCGGGTTTCGGTTTCCACAACTCGCAGGAGTTGTTCCTTGGCATCGGCGCTGGACATGCCTGAGATTACCTCGAGTTTCTGTCTCTGCTCTTGCTTAAATTTTTCGACTTGGGCCAAACTGGCTTCAATTTCCCTTTCCTTTTGGCTCAGAGTGCGTTCACGATTTTCAAAAGACTCGACTTTTCGGTCAAGATTCTCCAGCCGCTGACCGAACTTCTTCTCCAGCCGGCTGATCTCAATGCGGCGCTGGCGATATTCGTTCTCCGCCTCCGACTTAATCTTGACTGCCTCTTCCTTTGCCTGAAGGAGTAGTTCTTTTTGCTTTGCCTCAGTTTCCTTGACGAGTTCGGTAGCTTTTGCCTCAGAAATGCGAGCTTTTCTCGATGTCTCAGTTCTGCGCAGGTAAAAGCCAATCGCCCAGCCAGCTACGCTGGCAACTAATATAATAACAATCCAGACTGCTGTATTCATTCTCTATCTCCTCAAAGCTCCCTTACCAAAGTCTCCCCAACGAGGGTTGATATCTCTGTGATGAGGCACATTCAGGCTGCGTCTGACACCCCGTCACAGAGGCATCCTGTTCCCTCTCTGGCGTCAGCTTGCCGCAATGGTAATGCTCAGAGCCGTTGTTAACCCAGTTCCAATAGGATAAGCCAATCCCATGGTCTCGCCAGGTTATCTGCTGTG harbors:
- the rny gene encoding ribonuclease Y translates to MNTAVWIVIILVASVAGWAIGFYLRRTETSRKARISEAKATELVKETEAKQKELLLQAKEEAVKIKSEAENEYRQRRIEISRLEKKFGQRLENLDRKVESFENRERTLSQKEREIEASLAQVEKFKQEQRQKLEVISGMSSADAKEQLLRVVETETRDALAKRMRQVEEQLKAEVNERSRIITAEALQRCASEVATEATVSVVALPNDEMKGRLIGREGRNIRALEAATGVDLIVDDTPEAVTLSCFDPVRREIARVALAKLILDGRINPVRIEEIVEKARKEVDSTIQAEGEQLAFRAGVVGLQPEIVRTLGRLRYRFSYGQNMLSHSLETSQLSAALATEIGADVTIAKTGGLLHDIGKAVDQDVEGPHALIGANILKRLGVSSDIVNAVAEHHGETGTNSTYGFIVSAADAISSARPGARQESVEHYLKRIEALENIAESFAGVEKSYAIQAGREVRILVKPNQIDDLDSVRLARDIAKKIEGELEYPGQIKVTVIRETRSVDYAK